A window of the Mus pahari chromosome 1, PAHARI_EIJ_v1.1, whole genome shotgun sequence genome harbors these coding sequences:
- the Edrf1 gene encoding erythroid differentiation-related factor 1 isoform X1, with the protein MMGDPKEAGAEASPSGAAAGGGLSLLSQADSEEPSAQGSALFLGGNEVKSRAVVKYSSAPPRAAFARLEEKTDLKLPPANWLRESAKLGPAGTTILGNSKKSKPFSSFGMAYDFIDSVGNDVDVVSDSENIKKLLKIPYSKSHVSMAVHRIGRTLLLDELDIQELFMRSSQTGDWTWLKEFYQRLIDQKWQRKKKSKEHWYQKAILSKFLYYSINGDGAAQPVPSSAEQQESSSSHQAHESEGASWPAPFEMPSSVSEDPSASSQGREPLEPSCIVGHVASAPKEQNLTTLFNDGENSQGLKNDFVRNILWTFEDIHMLVGSNMPIFGGGRYPAVSLRLRDNNKPINVLTGIDYWLDNLICNVPELVMCFHVNGIVQKYEMIKTEEIPNLENSNFSTKVIKDIAQNILSFLKSNCTKEGHTYWLFKASGSDIVKLYDLTTLCEETEDKYQNPFTMPVAILLYKVACNMMMKKNQNKKHYGTIRTLLLNCVKLLDKSRHPQIIASANYMLSELFQLDEPKKEESSDSPLNENSDESYSEEEEEMADSDENGSYSTSSDPADDNKAVAIIKSVGELSVPEKYKSIHQIRPSCAFPVCHDTEERCRLVLSYVLEGLKSVDSSIKKESDLPAADPSTPIPLKYEDESTRGGPEGLEKQMALFLDKMGSLQKGSCSGQSGMTPGSWQHKMKLQLILKSSKAYYILSDAAMSLQKYGRALRYIKLALQSHDTYCCLCTNMLSEVLLFLSQYLTLCGDIQLMLAQNANNRAAHLEEFNYQTKEDQEILHSLHRESSCQGFAWATDLSTDLESQLSVSCKCYEAANEILQFSDLKSQNPEHYVQVLKRMGNIRNEIGVFYMNQAAALQGERVVSKSVSAAEQQLWKKSFSCFEKGIHNFESIDDATNAALLLCNTGRLMRVCAQAHCGAEDEFKREFSPEEGLYYSKAVDYYLKALRSLGTRDMHPVVWDSVNWELSTTYFTMATLQQDYAPLSRKAQEQIEKEVSEAMMKSLKHCDVDSATARQPLCQYRAATIHHRLASMYHSCLRNQVGDEHLRKQHRVLADLHYSKAAKLFQLLKDAPCELLRVQLERVAFAEFQMSSQNSNVGKLKTLSGALDIMVRTEHAFQLIRKDLVEECDQPKSDEATPAADCSPNLNREEVIKLLSIFESRLSFLLLQSIKLMSSSKRKMSSNAEEDVVLQTNKQIYSQLLRATANRNSTLLERIEVVICLLEQLASGSSRSSGSAAP; encoded by the exons ATGATGGGAGACCCCAAGGAAGCAGGAGCCGAGGCTTCTCCTTCGGGGGCGGCCGCCGGAGGAGGGCTCAGCCTCCTGTCCCAGGCGGACTCCGAGGAGCCTTCTGCACAG GGATCGGCCTTATTTCTTGGAGGCAATGAAGTGAAAAGCAGAGCTGTGGTAAAATACTCTTCTGCCCCTCCTCGAGCAGCGTTTGCACGTCTCGAAGAGAAAACAGACTTGAAACTCCCACCTGCCAACTGGTTACGAGAGAGTGCCAAACTAGGGCCAGCAGGGACTACCATTCTTGGCAATAGTAAGAAAAGCAAGCCATTTTCAAG TTTCGGCATGGCGTATGACTTCATTGACTCGGTGGGAAATGATGTGGATGTCGTCTCTGACTCAGAA AACATAAAAAAGCTCCTGAAGATTCCCTACAGCAAGTCCCATGTAAGCATGGCTGTCCACCGCATAGGAAGGACCCTCTTGTTAGATGAACTGGATATTCAAGAACTCTTTATGAGGTCATCTCAG ACTGGTGATTGGACGTGGTTGAAAGAGTTCTATCAAAGGCTGATCGATCAGAAgtggcagaggaagaagaaaagcaaggaacACTGGTATCAGAAGGCTATTCTTTCCAAGTTCTTGTACTACAG CATCAATGGTGATGGAGCTGCTCAGCCTGTTCCATCTTCTGCAGAGCAACAAGAGTCATCTAGTTCTCATCAGGCGCATGAGTCTGAAGGGGCTTCCTGGCCTGCTCCCTTTGAAATGCCTTCTTCAGTTTCTGAAGATCCCAGTGCTTCCAGTCAG GGCAGGGAGCCTCTTGAGCCCTCATGCATAGTGGGGCATGTGGCCTCAGCACCCAAAGAGCAAAACCTTACTACTTTGTTCAATGACGGGGAGAACAGTCAG GgtcttaaaaatgattttgtccGGAATATTCTGTGGACTTTTGAAGACATCCATATGCTAGTTGGGTCTAACATGCCTATATTTGGTGGAGGCAGATATCCAGCAGTTAGCTTACGTCTCAG ggaTAACAACAAACCAATTAATGTGTTAACTGGAATAGACTATTGGTTGGACAACTTGATATGCAATGTACCAGAACTTGTGATGTGCTTCCATGTAAACGGGATTGTACAG AAATATGAAATgataaagacagaagaaatacCCAATTTGGAAAACTCTAATTTTTCTACCAAAGTTATAAAAGACATtgcacaaaatattttatcatttcttaaaTCTAATTGTACTAAAGAAGGGCATACCTACTGGCTCTTTAAAG cCAGCGGCAGTGATATTGTGAAGCTCTACGACCTCACAACTCTGtgtgaagaaactgaagacaagTACCAGAACCCATTCACAATGCCAGTGGCTATCCTCTTATACAA GGTTGCTTGTAACATGATgatgaagaaaaatcaaaacaagaaacactATGGAACTATTAGAACATTGCTTCTCAACTGTGTTAAGTTGTTGGACAAAAGCAGACATCCTCAA attattGCTTCAGCCAACTACATGCTTTCAGAGCTTTTCCAGTTGGATGAGCCTAAAAAGGAGGAAAGTTCAGACTCCCCTTTAAATGAGAATTCGGATGAAAGCTacagtgaagaggaggaggagatggcagACAGTGATGAGAATGGATCCTACAGCACCAGCTCTGACCCAGCAGATGACAACAAGGCAGTGGCTATAATTAAGTCTGTTGGAGAACTGTCAGTACCAGAAAAATACAAGTCAATTCATCAGATCAGA CCCAGTTGTGCATTCCCCGTTTGCCATGACACAGAAGAGCGCTGTCGACTCGTACTTAGCTATGTGTTGGAG ggtTTAAAATCTGTAGATAGTAGCATCAAAAAAGAAAGCGACCTTCCAGCAGCTGACCCCAGCACTCCTATCCCCTTAAAATATGAAGATGAATCCACAAGAGGTGGCCCTGAAGGGCTGGAGAAGCAGATGGCCTTGTTCCTGGATAAAA TGGGCTCCCTTCAGAAGGGCAGTTGTTCTGGGCAGTCTGGAATGACCCCTGGTTCTTGGCAACATAAAATGAAACTTCAGCTAATTCTCAAGTCATCAAAGGCCTACTACATTTTGTCAGATGCTGCCATGAGTCTTCAGAAGTATGGAAGAGCATTGAGATACATTAAGCTAGCTCTACAGAGCCATG ATACTTACTGCTGCCTCTGCACCAACATGCTTTCTGAAGTGCTGCTGTTTCTCTCTCAATACCTGACACTCTGCGGCGACATCCAACTCATGCTGGCCCAGAACGCAAATAACCGAGCAGCACACCTTGAGGAGTTTAATTATCAAACAAAAGAAGACCAGGAGATCCTCCACAGTCTCCACAGAGAGTCCAGCTGCCAGG gaTTTGCATGGGCAACAGATCTATCTACAGACTTAGAAAGTCAACTTTCAGTTAGTTGTAAATGTTATGAGGCTGCTAATGAAATCTTGCAATTCAGTGACTTAAAAAGTCAGAATCCAGAACACTATGTACAAGTGTTGAAGAGAATGGGAAACATTAGAAATGAAATCGGTGTGTTCTACATGAATCAGGCAGCTGCACTGCAGGGTGAGCGAGTAG tGAGCAAATCTGTGTCTGCTGCAGAGCAACAATTGTGGAAAAAaagcttttcttgttttgaaaaggGGATTCACAACTTTGAGTCGATTGATGATGCTACAAATGCTGCCCTTCTGCTGTGCAACACAGGAAGACTCATGCGGGTCTGTGCACAGGCTCACTGCGGTGCAGAGGATGAGTTCAAACGGGAGttctctccagaagagggcttgtATTACAGCAAG GCTGTTGATTACTATTTGAAGGCTCTGAGGTCATTGGGAACGAGAGACATGCACCCAGTTGTTTGGGATTCTGTGAACTGGGAATTGTCCACTACATACTTCACCATGGCGACTCTGCAGCAAGATTATGCTCCATTATCCAGAAAAGCTCAGGAACAG attgagaaagaagtCAGCGAGGCTATGATGAAGTCCCTGAAGCACTGCGATGTTGACTCAGCAACTGCTCGGCAGCCCCTCTGTCAGTACCGAGCTGCGACCATCCACCACAGACTGGCTTCCATGTACCACAGCTGTCTGAGGAACCAG gtTGGTGATGAGCATCTTAGGAAGCAGCATCGAGTGCTGGCAGATCTCCACTACAGCAAAGCTGCAAAGCTCTTTCAGCTTCTCAAAGACGCTCCCTGTGAACTGCTTAGAGTGCAGTTAGAAAGGGTGGCATTTGCAGAATTTCAAATGAGCA gtCAGAATAGCAATGTTGGAAAGTTAAAAACATTATCTGGGGCACTTGATATCATGGTGAGAACTGAGCATGCATTCCAGCTCATCCGGAAGGACCTTGTAGAGGAATGTGACCAG CCTAAAAGTGATGAGGCTACACCGGCTGCTGATTGTTCACCTAATCTTAATCGAGAAGAAGTGATCAAACTCCTTAGTATATTTGAATCTCGTCTGTCATTCCTTCTCCTTCAGTCCATCAAACTGATGTCATCATCTAAAAGGAAAATGAG CAGTAACGCTGAAGAAGACGTAGTCCTCCAAACCAACAAGCAGATTTACTCCCAGCTTTTGAGAGCGACTGCCAACAGAAACTCAACTCTGCTGGAAAGAATTGAAGTTGTCATCTGTTTGCTGGAGCAGCTTGCATCCGGTAGCAGCAGATCGAGTGGCAGTGCTGCCCCCTGA
- the Edrf1 gene encoding erythroid differentiation-related factor 1 isoform X2, giving the protein MMGDPKEAGAEASPSGAAAGGGLSLLSQADSEEPSAQGSALFLGGNEVKSRAVVKYSSAPPRAAFARLEEKTDLKLPPANWLRESAKLGPAGTTILGNSKKSKPFSSFGMAYDFIDSVGNDVDVVSDSENIKKLLKIPYSKSHVSMAVHRIGRTLLLDELDIQELFMRSSQTGDWTWLKEFYQRLIDQKWQRKKKSKEHWYQKAILSKFLYYSINGDGAAQPVPSSAEQQESSSSHQAHESEGASWPAPFEMPSSVSEDPSASSQGREPLEPSCIVGHVASAPKEQNLTTLFNDGENSQGLKNDFVRNILWTFEDIHMLVGSNMPIFGGGRYPAVSLRLRDNNKPINVLTGIDYWLDNLICNVPELVMCFHVNGIVQKYEMIKTEEIPNLENSNFSTKVIKDIAQNILSFLKSNCTKEGHTYWLFKASGSDIVKLYDLTTLCEETEDKYQNPFTMPVAILLYKVACNMMMKKNQNKKHYGTIRTLLLNCVKLLDKSRHPQIIASANYMLSELFQLDEPKKEESSDSPLNENSDESYSEEEEEMADSDENGSYSTSSDPADDNKAVAIIKSVGELSVPEKYKSIHQIRPSCAFPVCHDTEERCRLVLSYVLEGLKSVDSSIKKESDLPAADPSTPIPLKYEDESTRGGPEGLEKQMALFLDKMGSLQKGSCSGQSGMTPGSWQHKMKLQLILKSSKAYYILSDAAMSLQKYGRALRYIKLALQSHDTYCCLCTNMLSEVLLFLSQYLTLCGDIQLMLAQNANNRAAHLEEFNYQTKEDQEILHSLHRESSCQGFAWATDLSTDLESQLSVSCKCYEAANEILQFSDLKSQNPEHYVQVLKRMGNIRNEIGVFYMNQAAALQGERVVSKSVSAAEQQLWKKSFSCFEKGIHNFESIDDATNAALLLCNTGRLMRVCAQAHCGAEDEFKREFSPEEGLYYSKAVDYYLKALRSLGTRDMHPVVWDSVNWELSTTYFTMATLQQDYAPLSRKAQEQIEKEVSEAMMKSLKHCDVDSATARQPLCQYRAATIHHRLASMYHSCLRNQVGDEHLRKQHRVLADLHYSKAAKLFQLLKDAPCELLRVQLERVAFAEFQMSSQNSNVGKLKTLSGALDIMVRTEHAFQLIRKDLVEECDQPKSDEATPAADCSPNLNREEVIKLLSIFESRLSFLLLQSIKLMSSSKRKMSNAEEDVVLQTNKQIYSQLLRATANRNSTLLERIEVVICLLEQLASGSSRSSGSAAP; this is encoded by the exons ATGATGGGAGACCCCAAGGAAGCAGGAGCCGAGGCTTCTCCTTCGGGGGCGGCCGCCGGAGGAGGGCTCAGCCTCCTGTCCCAGGCGGACTCCGAGGAGCCTTCTGCACAG GGATCGGCCTTATTTCTTGGAGGCAATGAAGTGAAAAGCAGAGCTGTGGTAAAATACTCTTCTGCCCCTCCTCGAGCAGCGTTTGCACGTCTCGAAGAGAAAACAGACTTGAAACTCCCACCTGCCAACTGGTTACGAGAGAGTGCCAAACTAGGGCCAGCAGGGACTACCATTCTTGGCAATAGTAAGAAAAGCAAGCCATTTTCAAG TTTCGGCATGGCGTATGACTTCATTGACTCGGTGGGAAATGATGTGGATGTCGTCTCTGACTCAGAA AACATAAAAAAGCTCCTGAAGATTCCCTACAGCAAGTCCCATGTAAGCATGGCTGTCCACCGCATAGGAAGGACCCTCTTGTTAGATGAACTGGATATTCAAGAACTCTTTATGAGGTCATCTCAG ACTGGTGATTGGACGTGGTTGAAAGAGTTCTATCAAAGGCTGATCGATCAGAAgtggcagaggaagaagaaaagcaaggaacACTGGTATCAGAAGGCTATTCTTTCCAAGTTCTTGTACTACAG CATCAATGGTGATGGAGCTGCTCAGCCTGTTCCATCTTCTGCAGAGCAACAAGAGTCATCTAGTTCTCATCAGGCGCATGAGTCTGAAGGGGCTTCCTGGCCTGCTCCCTTTGAAATGCCTTCTTCAGTTTCTGAAGATCCCAGTGCTTCCAGTCAG GGCAGGGAGCCTCTTGAGCCCTCATGCATAGTGGGGCATGTGGCCTCAGCACCCAAAGAGCAAAACCTTACTACTTTGTTCAATGACGGGGAGAACAGTCAG GgtcttaaaaatgattttgtccGGAATATTCTGTGGACTTTTGAAGACATCCATATGCTAGTTGGGTCTAACATGCCTATATTTGGTGGAGGCAGATATCCAGCAGTTAGCTTACGTCTCAG ggaTAACAACAAACCAATTAATGTGTTAACTGGAATAGACTATTGGTTGGACAACTTGATATGCAATGTACCAGAACTTGTGATGTGCTTCCATGTAAACGGGATTGTACAG AAATATGAAATgataaagacagaagaaatacCCAATTTGGAAAACTCTAATTTTTCTACCAAAGTTATAAAAGACATtgcacaaaatattttatcatttcttaaaTCTAATTGTACTAAAGAAGGGCATACCTACTGGCTCTTTAAAG cCAGCGGCAGTGATATTGTGAAGCTCTACGACCTCACAACTCTGtgtgaagaaactgaagacaagTACCAGAACCCATTCACAATGCCAGTGGCTATCCTCTTATACAA GGTTGCTTGTAACATGATgatgaagaaaaatcaaaacaagaaacactATGGAACTATTAGAACATTGCTTCTCAACTGTGTTAAGTTGTTGGACAAAAGCAGACATCCTCAA attattGCTTCAGCCAACTACATGCTTTCAGAGCTTTTCCAGTTGGATGAGCCTAAAAAGGAGGAAAGTTCAGACTCCCCTTTAAATGAGAATTCGGATGAAAGCTacagtgaagaggaggaggagatggcagACAGTGATGAGAATGGATCCTACAGCACCAGCTCTGACCCAGCAGATGACAACAAGGCAGTGGCTATAATTAAGTCTGTTGGAGAACTGTCAGTACCAGAAAAATACAAGTCAATTCATCAGATCAGA CCCAGTTGTGCATTCCCCGTTTGCCATGACACAGAAGAGCGCTGTCGACTCGTACTTAGCTATGTGTTGGAG ggtTTAAAATCTGTAGATAGTAGCATCAAAAAAGAAAGCGACCTTCCAGCAGCTGACCCCAGCACTCCTATCCCCTTAAAATATGAAGATGAATCCACAAGAGGTGGCCCTGAAGGGCTGGAGAAGCAGATGGCCTTGTTCCTGGATAAAA TGGGCTCCCTTCAGAAGGGCAGTTGTTCTGGGCAGTCTGGAATGACCCCTGGTTCTTGGCAACATAAAATGAAACTTCAGCTAATTCTCAAGTCATCAAAGGCCTACTACATTTTGTCAGATGCTGCCATGAGTCTTCAGAAGTATGGAAGAGCATTGAGATACATTAAGCTAGCTCTACAGAGCCATG ATACTTACTGCTGCCTCTGCACCAACATGCTTTCTGAAGTGCTGCTGTTTCTCTCTCAATACCTGACACTCTGCGGCGACATCCAACTCATGCTGGCCCAGAACGCAAATAACCGAGCAGCACACCTTGAGGAGTTTAATTATCAAACAAAAGAAGACCAGGAGATCCTCCACAGTCTCCACAGAGAGTCCAGCTGCCAGG gaTTTGCATGGGCAACAGATCTATCTACAGACTTAGAAAGTCAACTTTCAGTTAGTTGTAAATGTTATGAGGCTGCTAATGAAATCTTGCAATTCAGTGACTTAAAAAGTCAGAATCCAGAACACTATGTACAAGTGTTGAAGAGAATGGGAAACATTAGAAATGAAATCGGTGTGTTCTACATGAATCAGGCAGCTGCACTGCAGGGTGAGCGAGTAG tGAGCAAATCTGTGTCTGCTGCAGAGCAACAATTGTGGAAAAAaagcttttcttgttttgaaaaggGGATTCACAACTTTGAGTCGATTGATGATGCTACAAATGCTGCCCTTCTGCTGTGCAACACAGGAAGACTCATGCGGGTCTGTGCACAGGCTCACTGCGGTGCAGAGGATGAGTTCAAACGGGAGttctctccagaagagggcttgtATTACAGCAAG GCTGTTGATTACTATTTGAAGGCTCTGAGGTCATTGGGAACGAGAGACATGCACCCAGTTGTTTGGGATTCTGTGAACTGGGAATTGTCCACTACATACTTCACCATGGCGACTCTGCAGCAAGATTATGCTCCATTATCCAGAAAAGCTCAGGAACAG attgagaaagaagtCAGCGAGGCTATGATGAAGTCCCTGAAGCACTGCGATGTTGACTCAGCAACTGCTCGGCAGCCCCTCTGTCAGTACCGAGCTGCGACCATCCACCACAGACTGGCTTCCATGTACCACAGCTGTCTGAGGAACCAG gtTGGTGATGAGCATCTTAGGAAGCAGCATCGAGTGCTGGCAGATCTCCACTACAGCAAAGCTGCAAAGCTCTTTCAGCTTCTCAAAGACGCTCCCTGTGAACTGCTTAGAGTGCAGTTAGAAAGGGTGGCATTTGCAGAATTTCAAATGAGCA gtCAGAATAGCAATGTTGGAAAGTTAAAAACATTATCTGGGGCACTTGATATCATGGTGAGAACTGAGCATGCATTCCAGCTCATCCGGAAGGACCTTGTAGAGGAATGTGACCAG CCTAAAAGTGATGAGGCTACACCGGCTGCTGATTGTTCACCTAATCTTAATCGAGAAGAAGTGATCAAACTCCTTAGTATATTTGAATCTCGTCTGTCATTCCTTCTCCTTCAGTCCATCAAACTGATGTCATCATCTAAAAGGAAAATGAG TAACGCTGAAGAAGACGTAGTCCTCCAAACCAACAAGCAGATTTACTCCCAGCTTTTGAGAGCGACTGCCAACAGAAACTCAACTCTGCTGGAAAGAATTGAAGTTGTCATCTGTTTGCTGGAGCAGCTTGCATCCGGTAGCAGCAGATCGAGTGGCAGTGCTGCCCCCTGA
- the Edrf1 gene encoding erythroid differentiation-related factor 1 isoform X3, whose product MMGDPKEAGAEASPSGAAAGGGLSLLSQADSEEPSAQGSALFLGGNEVKSRAVVKYSSAPPRAAFARLEEKTDLKLPPANWLRESAKLGPAGTTILGNSKKSKPFSSFGMAYDFIDSVGNDVDVVSDSENIKKLLKIPYSKSHVSMAVHRIGRTLLLDELDIQELFMRSSQTGDWTWLKEFYQRLIDQKWQRKKKSKEHWYQKAILSKFLYYSINGDGAAQPVPSSAEQQESSSSHQAHESEGASWPAPFEMPSSVSEDPSASSQGLKNDFVRNILWTFEDIHMLVGSNMPIFGGGRYPAVSLRLRDNNKPINVLTGIDYWLDNLICNVPELVMCFHVNGIVQKYEMIKTEEIPNLENSNFSTKVIKDIAQNILSFLKSNCTKEGHTYWLFKASGSDIVKLYDLTTLCEETEDKYQNPFTMPVAILLYKVACNMMMKKNQNKKHYGTIRTLLLNCVKLLDKSRHPQIIASANYMLSELFQLDEPKKEESSDSPLNENSDESYSEEEEEMADSDENGSYSTSSDPADDNKAVAIIKSVGELSVPEKYKSIHQIRPSCAFPVCHDTEERCRLVLSYVLEGLKSVDSSIKKESDLPAADPSTPIPLKYEDESTRGGPEGLEKQMALFLDKMGSLQKGSCSGQSGMTPGSWQHKMKLQLILKSSKAYYILSDAAMSLQKYGRALRYIKLALQSHDTYCCLCTNMLSEVLLFLSQYLTLCGDIQLMLAQNANNRAAHLEEFNYQTKEDQEILHSLHRESSCQGFAWATDLSTDLESQLSVSCKCYEAANEILQFSDLKSQNPEHYVQVLKRMGNIRNEIGVFYMNQAAALQGERVVSKSVSAAEQQLWKKSFSCFEKGIHNFESIDDATNAALLLCNTGRLMRVCAQAHCGAEDEFKREFSPEEGLYYSKAVDYYLKALRSLGTRDMHPVVWDSVNWELSTTYFTMATLQQDYAPLSRKAQEQIEKEVSEAMMKSLKHCDVDSATARQPLCQYRAATIHHRLASMYHSCLRNQVGDEHLRKQHRVLADLHYSKAAKLFQLLKDAPCELLRVQLERVAFAEFQMSSQNSNVGKLKTLSGALDIMVRTEHAFQLIRKDLVEECDQPKSDEATPAADCSPNLNREEVIKLLSIFESRLSFLLLQSIKLMSSSKRKMSSNAEEDVVLQTNKQIYSQLLRATANRNSTLLERIEVVICLLEQLASGSSRSSGSAAP is encoded by the exons ATGATGGGAGACCCCAAGGAAGCAGGAGCCGAGGCTTCTCCTTCGGGGGCGGCCGCCGGAGGAGGGCTCAGCCTCCTGTCCCAGGCGGACTCCGAGGAGCCTTCTGCACAG GGATCGGCCTTATTTCTTGGAGGCAATGAAGTGAAAAGCAGAGCTGTGGTAAAATACTCTTCTGCCCCTCCTCGAGCAGCGTTTGCACGTCTCGAAGAGAAAACAGACTTGAAACTCCCACCTGCCAACTGGTTACGAGAGAGTGCCAAACTAGGGCCAGCAGGGACTACCATTCTTGGCAATAGTAAGAAAAGCAAGCCATTTTCAAG TTTCGGCATGGCGTATGACTTCATTGACTCGGTGGGAAATGATGTGGATGTCGTCTCTGACTCAGAA AACATAAAAAAGCTCCTGAAGATTCCCTACAGCAAGTCCCATGTAAGCATGGCTGTCCACCGCATAGGAAGGACCCTCTTGTTAGATGAACTGGATATTCAAGAACTCTTTATGAGGTCATCTCAG ACTGGTGATTGGACGTGGTTGAAAGAGTTCTATCAAAGGCTGATCGATCAGAAgtggcagaggaagaagaaaagcaaggaacACTGGTATCAGAAGGCTATTCTTTCCAAGTTCTTGTACTACAG CATCAATGGTGATGGAGCTGCTCAGCCTGTTCCATCTTCTGCAGAGCAACAAGAGTCATCTAGTTCTCATCAGGCGCATGAGTCTGAAGGGGCTTCCTGGCCTGCTCCCTTTGAAATGCCTTCTTCAGTTTCTGAAGATCCCAGTGCTTCCAGTCAG GgtcttaaaaatgattttgtccGGAATATTCTGTGGACTTTTGAAGACATCCATATGCTAGTTGGGTCTAACATGCCTATATTTGGTGGAGGCAGATATCCAGCAGTTAGCTTACGTCTCAG ggaTAACAACAAACCAATTAATGTGTTAACTGGAATAGACTATTGGTTGGACAACTTGATATGCAATGTACCAGAACTTGTGATGTGCTTCCATGTAAACGGGATTGTACAG AAATATGAAATgataaagacagaagaaatacCCAATTTGGAAAACTCTAATTTTTCTACCAAAGTTATAAAAGACATtgcacaaaatattttatcatttcttaaaTCTAATTGTACTAAAGAAGGGCATACCTACTGGCTCTTTAAAG cCAGCGGCAGTGATATTGTGAAGCTCTACGACCTCACAACTCTGtgtgaagaaactgaagacaagTACCAGAACCCATTCACAATGCCAGTGGCTATCCTCTTATACAA GGTTGCTTGTAACATGATgatgaagaaaaatcaaaacaagaaacactATGGAACTATTAGAACATTGCTTCTCAACTGTGTTAAGTTGTTGGACAAAAGCAGACATCCTCAA attattGCTTCAGCCAACTACATGCTTTCAGAGCTTTTCCAGTTGGATGAGCCTAAAAAGGAGGAAAGTTCAGACTCCCCTTTAAATGAGAATTCGGATGAAAGCTacagtgaagaggaggaggagatggcagACAGTGATGAGAATGGATCCTACAGCACCAGCTCTGACCCAGCAGATGACAACAAGGCAGTGGCTATAATTAAGTCTGTTGGAGAACTGTCAGTACCAGAAAAATACAAGTCAATTCATCAGATCAGA CCCAGTTGTGCATTCCCCGTTTGCCATGACACAGAAGAGCGCTGTCGACTCGTACTTAGCTATGTGTTGGAG ggtTTAAAATCTGTAGATAGTAGCATCAAAAAAGAAAGCGACCTTCCAGCAGCTGACCCCAGCACTCCTATCCCCTTAAAATATGAAGATGAATCCACAAGAGGTGGCCCTGAAGGGCTGGAGAAGCAGATGGCCTTGTTCCTGGATAAAA TGGGCTCCCTTCAGAAGGGCAGTTGTTCTGGGCAGTCTGGAATGACCCCTGGTTCTTGGCAACATAAAATGAAACTTCAGCTAATTCTCAAGTCATCAAAGGCCTACTACATTTTGTCAGATGCTGCCATGAGTCTTCAGAAGTATGGAAGAGCATTGAGATACATTAAGCTAGCTCTACAGAGCCATG ATACTTACTGCTGCCTCTGCACCAACATGCTTTCTGAAGTGCTGCTGTTTCTCTCTCAATACCTGACACTCTGCGGCGACATCCAACTCATGCTGGCCCAGAACGCAAATAACCGAGCAGCACACCTTGAGGAGTTTAATTATCAAACAAAAGAAGACCAGGAGATCCTCCACAGTCTCCACAGAGAGTCCAGCTGCCAGG gaTTTGCATGGGCAACAGATCTATCTACAGACTTAGAAAGTCAACTTTCAGTTAGTTGTAAATGTTATGAGGCTGCTAATGAAATCTTGCAATTCAGTGACTTAAAAAGTCAGAATCCAGAACACTATGTACAAGTGTTGAAGAGAATGGGAAACATTAGAAATGAAATCGGTGTGTTCTACATGAATCAGGCAGCTGCACTGCAGGGTGAGCGAGTAG tGAGCAAATCTGTGTCTGCTGCAGAGCAACAATTGTGGAAAAAaagcttttcttgttttgaaaaggGGATTCACAACTTTGAGTCGATTGATGATGCTACAAATGCTGCCCTTCTGCTGTGCAACACAGGAAGACTCATGCGGGTCTGTGCACAGGCTCACTGCGGTGCAGAGGATGAGTTCAAACGGGAGttctctccagaagagggcttgtATTACAGCAAG GCTGTTGATTACTATTTGAAGGCTCTGAGGTCATTGGGAACGAGAGACATGCACCCAGTTGTTTGGGATTCTGTGAACTGGGAATTGTCCACTACATACTTCACCATGGCGACTCTGCAGCAAGATTATGCTCCATTATCCAGAAAAGCTCAGGAACAG attgagaaagaagtCAGCGAGGCTATGATGAAGTCCCTGAAGCACTGCGATGTTGACTCAGCAACTGCTCGGCAGCCCCTCTGTCAGTACCGAGCTGCGACCATCCACCACAGACTGGCTTCCATGTACCACAGCTGTCTGAGGAACCAG gtTGGTGATGAGCATCTTAGGAAGCAGCATCGAGTGCTGGCAGATCTCCACTACAGCAAAGCTGCAAAGCTCTTTCAGCTTCTCAAAGACGCTCCCTGTGAACTGCTTAGAGTGCAGTTAGAAAGGGTGGCATTTGCAGAATTTCAAATGAGCA gtCAGAATAGCAATGTTGGAAAGTTAAAAACATTATCTGGGGCACTTGATATCATGGTGAGAACTGAGCATGCATTCCAGCTCATCCGGAAGGACCTTGTAGAGGAATGTGACCAG CCTAAAAGTGATGAGGCTACACCGGCTGCTGATTGTTCACCTAATCTTAATCGAGAAGAAGTGATCAAACTCCTTAGTATATTTGAATCTCGTCTGTCATTCCTTCTCCTTCAGTCCATCAAACTGATGTCATCATCTAAAAGGAAAATGAG CAGTAACGCTGAAGAAGACGTAGTCCTCCAAACCAACAAGCAGATTTACTCCCAGCTTTTGAGAGCGACTGCCAACAGAAACTCAACTCTGCTGGAAAGAATTGAAGTTGTCATCTGTTTGCTGGAGCAGCTTGCATCCGGTAGCAGCAGATCGAGTGGCAGTGCTGCCCCCTGA